A portion of the Lolium rigidum isolate FL_2022 chromosome 1, APGP_CSIRO_Lrig_0.1, whole genome shotgun sequence genome contains these proteins:
- the LOC124666742 gene encoding putative cytochrome c oxidase subunit 5b-like: MWKRATSLLLARRSAMASVRAPVILGSAGASTGVLRRAPVFFSTLDAGQARMRVEDVMPIATGHEREEIEAELQGKKRFDMDAPVGPFGTKEAPAVIQSHFDKRIVGCPGGEGEDEHDVVWFWLEKGKPHECPVCTQYFKLEVIGNGGNPDGHDDDDDHHHH; encoded by the exons ATGTGGAAGCGCGCCACCTCTCTCCTCCTCGCCCGCCGCTCGGCCATGGCCTCCGTACGCGCCCCGGTCATCTTGGGATCCGCCGGCGCCTCCACGGGCGTCCTCCGCCGAGCGCCCGTCTTCTTCTCCACCCTCG ATGCGGGGCAGGCGAGGATGCGGgtggaggacgtgatgccgatcgCCACGGGCCACGAGCGCGAGGAGATCGAGGCCGAGCTCCAG GGGAAGAAGAGGTTTGATATGGACGCACCCGTCGGGCCATTCGGCACCAAG GAAGCTCCTGCTGTCATTCAGTCGCACTTCGACAAAAGGATTGTTGGTTGCCCTGGTGGTGAAGGAG AGGATGAGCATGATGTTGTGTGGTTTTGGTTGGAGAAAGGCAAGCCACATGAATGCCCAGTCTGCACTCAGTATTTCAAG CTTGAGGTTATAGGGAACGGAGGAAACCCTGATGgacatgatgatgacgacgaccacCACCATCATTAA
- the LOC124703575 gene encoding probable receptor-like protein kinase At5g20050 gives MTTRKNTDDVQGSYLGASERRRRMGSRNAKVLAIAVTCVVLAAAEVGLYLCFRLSRPFYLSTAAVLAVTVLSLLLLLHCTAGRAERMAARRALDDGEELRVEYSFFRKVAGLPRKFSFQALAAATDDFQCVAGRGSSGTVFRGILDDGTQVAVKRLGAGAGAEHADKEFKAEVSAIAGAQHVNLARLLGFCLGAPRFLVYEYMENGSLDRWIFPCANDRRERSCLPWARRYQVAVDVAKALAYLHHDCRAKVMHMDVKPENILLDDGFRGILSDFGLSTLAGKEQSRVVTTVRGTAGYLAPEWLLGTGVTEKSDVYSYGMVLLEMVAGRRCLRAEEDGRWSYLPKIAGEMAREGRLMEVVDRRLGDEVEEAAVRRAVHVALWCAQERAGARPSMTRVVEMLEGRGVGEVEAPPPADTIMVDLLALDDHARGVGAFGMAARAAGRAGVSSSVLSKGDSFALSYLSGR, from the coding sequence ATGACGACGCGCAAGAATACAGATGATGTTCAGGGATCATACCTCGGTGCAAGCGAGCGCCGTCGCCGGATGGGGAGCAGGAACGCCAAGGTCCTCGCGATCGCAGTCACCTGCGTCGTGCTCGCGGCGGCAGAGGTCGGTCTCTACCTCTGCTTCCGCCTGTCGAGGCCGTTCTACCTCTCCACCGCCGCCGTCCTGGCGGTGACCGTCCTGTCATTGCTTCTGCTGTTGCACTGcacggcggggcgggcggagcgcATGGCCGCGCGGAGGGCGCTGGACGACGGCGAGGAGCTGCGCGTGGAGTACAGCTTCTTCCGCAAGGTGGCCGGGCTGCCGCGCAAGTTCTCCTTCCAGGCGCTGGCGGCGGCCACGGACGACTTCCAGTGCGTGGCCGGGCGGGGCTCGTCGGGGACGGTGTTCCGCGGCATATTAGACGATGGAACCCAGGTGGCGGTGAAGCGGCTCGGCGCGGGCGCCGGCGCGGAGCACGCGGACAAGGAGTTCAAGGCGGAGGTGTCGGCCATCGCCGGCGCGCAGCACGTGAACCTGGCCCGCCTCCTCGGCTTCTGCCTCGGCGCCCCGCGCTTCCTCGTCTACGAGTACATGGAGAACGGCTCCCTCGACCGGTGGATCTTCCCTTGCGCCAACGACCGCCGCGAGCGCAGCTGCCTGCCGTGGGCGCGGCGGTACCAGGTCGCCGTCGACGTCGCCAAGGCGCTCGCGTACCTGCACCACGACTGCCGCGCCAAGGTGATGCACATGGACGTGAAGCCGGAGAACATCCTCCTGGACGACGGCTTCCGGGGCATCCTGTCGGACTTCGGGCTGTCGACGCTGGCGGGGAAGGAGCAGAGCCGGGTGGTGACGACGGTGCGCGGCACGGCGGGGTACCTGGCGCCGGAGTGGCTCCTGGGCACTGGCGTCACGGAGAAGTCCGACGTGTACAGCTACGGGATGGTGCTGCTGGAGATGGTGGCCGGACGCCGGTGCctccgggcggaggaggacggTCGGTGGTCATACCTGCCCAAGATCGCCGGGGAGATGGCGCGGGAGGGGCGTCTGATGGAGGTGGTGGACCGGAGGCTTGGagatgaggtggaggaggcggcggtgcggCGGGCGGTGCACGTGGCGCTGTGGTGCGCGCAGGAGAGGGCCGGGGCGCGGCCGAGCATGACACGGGTGGTGGAGATGCTGGAGGGGAGAGGCGTGGGAGAggtggaggcgccgccgccggcggacaCGATCATGGTGGACCTGCTGGCGCTCGACGACCACGCGCGCGGCGTTGGGGCGTTCGGCATGGCAGCGAGGGCCGCCGGGAGGGCCGGCGTGTCGTCGTCGGTGCTGAGCAAGGGCGACTCGTTCGCGCTGTCCTACCTGTCAGGGCGATAG